Within the Magnetospirillum sp. 15-1 genome, the region ATGCGCGGCAGGTCGTCCTCCGCCACATAGGCCTCGATGGTGGCGCCGGGTCCGCGCACCGCCATCAGGGCCTCGCGCACGCTGAGCCATTGGCCGGTCAGCAGCAGCGGCGAGACGTCGGTCACCCAGCCGGCGATGGGAGCCCTGAGAGTCAGGCGGGCCTTGTCGCGCAACGCGGCGGCGTGTTCGGCCTCCGCCGCCTCCAGTTCGCGGGCGATGGCCTGGGAGCGGTCGCGGAAGCTGGCCTCGAAGCCCACCGAGGACAATTCGTATTTCAGCACGCCGATCCGCCGGGCCGCCTGGGCCAGACGATAATCGACCTCGGGATTCTCCAGGACGGCAAGCACGCCGCCCGCCTCCACCCAGCCGGCCTCCCGCGCCTCGAGGGATTTGAGCAGCGCCGGGCCGGGGGGATACAGCACCATGTGTCCGCCGGCCTTGAGCATGGCCGGCGCCGAGACCCGGCCGTTCCACGGCACCAGGGCGACCAGCAGCGCCAGCCCGGCCAGCCCCAGGGTCCAGCGCGAACGCCGGCTGGCGCCGATGGCCGGCAGGCGCTCGCGCCATTCCTTGATCTCGGCGGCGACCGGCTTGATCACGAACCAGCCGATTTCCACACAGAACAGCAGGATTCCCACCACCTTGATGAAGAAGTGGTAGACCAGCACGGCGATGCCCAGAAACAGACTGAGACGGTAGATCCACACCGCCCAGGCGAACACCACCAGCAGGCTTTGGCGTCCCGGCGCCACGTGTTCCGGCACCGTTTCGCCCAAGCCGAACAACACCTCGCGCAGTCGCCAGCGGGCCAGGGCGAAGGCCCGGTTGTGCAGATTGGGCATGTCCAGCGCGTCGGCCATCAGGAAGTAGCCGTCGAAGCGCATGAACGGGCTGAGATTGATCAGCAGCGAGCTGATCCAGGTGGTGGCGGCCAGGGTAAAGGCCATCTGCCGCCCGGTGCCGTCGGGCAGCAACGCCCAGGCCAGCGTCGCCCAGACGGCCAGGGTCAGTTCGGAAAGTATCCCGGCGCCGCCGATCAGCAGGCGCCGGCGGCGGTCGGGCAGCTTCCACGCCTCGTTGACGTCGGTGTAGAGCACCGGCATCAGCACCAGAAAAGCCACCCCCATGGTCGGCACCCTGAGGCCGAAGGATTTGGCGGTCAGGGCATGGCCCAGTTCGTGGATCAGCTTGGCCAGCCCCAGCGCCACCCCGAAGGCCGCCAGCCCGGTGATGGAGAACTGGTCCACCAGGGTGGTGGCGAAGACGCTCCACTGCCGTCCCACCAGCAGCAACCCCGCCGCCAGGGCGACCAGGGTCGCCAGACGGAAGGCCGCGCCGCCCAGCCATCGCGTCCACGGCAACAGGGCATCCAGCACCCGGTCGGGACGAACCAGCGGCACGCGGAAGAACAGGTAATGGTGCAGCAGCCACTCGGCCCACGAGGTACGCGACGCCCGCGCGACGGCCAGCAGGTGACGGGTGTAGTCCGGCCCGGTGGGCTGCAGCAATTGCCCCCGGGCGAGGAATTCCACCATGTCGGCCACGTCCTCGGCCTCCACCTCCAGGGTGGTTTCGTGCCGGATGGTTGCCGCCACCGCCTCGGGCTCGCCCAGGGACCAGCGCGACAGCATTTCGAAGGCCGGCCAGGACAGCCGGAAGAACTGGTTGCGAAGCGGATCGTGCAGCGTCCAACTGGGCGCCCCGTCCGCCCCGCGCGGCCCCGGATGCACGGTGAGTTCCTGGCGCAGCGGCGGCAGGATGGCGGCGGCATTCATGGTCAAAAACCCACGAACTGGCGTACGGCGACCAGCGGCTTTCTGAACAGCCACCAGATCAGCGGCACGGTATCGCCGTCGATACGCGCCGTCCCCTTGAGGCCCAGATGCGGCTTGTCCTGCCCCTCCGCCAGAACGGCGCGCACCCGGTGGGCCAGGGTGGCGTCGGGTCGGGCCGAAGGCTCGTAGGCCACGTTGAGCACCACGGCGCGGACCGGCGACAGCGGCCGGGAATTGAGGAACAGGGTCAGGCGCGCGCCGGGCCGCGCCTCGCCGGCATCGGCCACCGACAGCCAGGCCTCCACCTCGGTATCGGTCTCGTCGGCCACCAGCATCACCTTTTCGCCCACCACCACCGGACGGCCGATCCAGTCGGAGGGATCATCCAGCACGGCGATGCCGGAACCGGGCGACTTGACCCGGATACGGTCCAACTGGCTTTCCAGCCACTTGACCTCGGCGGCCCTCTCCTCGGCGCGGCCGGCAAGAATCGCCACCTGGGCCTTGGCCTTGGGGTCGAACACCTGGGCCTGGGCCGCCTGACGGTATTCCGCCTCGGCGGTGGCGTATTGCTGGCGGGCGACGTCGAGGCGTCCGGTCAACTGGGTCGCATCCAGATCGAACAGCGGCTTGCCCTCGGCCACCTGCTCGTTGGGCCGGACATGGATGCGGTCCACCACGCCGTCCAGGGGCGAGCGCACCACCAGGGGATGGGCGGGAACCATATCGGCCGGCGCCAGCACCGAGCCGGTCACCGGAAACAGCGACAGGACCAGCAGGCCCAAGGCCACCGCCTGACGCTTGCGGCTGGTCTTCAGCCGGGCCAGCCCGGCGGCGAGACGCGACGGGCGTTGAAAGCGGCCCCGGGACGCGGTGACCGCCTCGCCCAGCCGGGCCAGCAGGGCGACGTCGCCCTCGTGCCATTCCGCCTCGGCGGCGTAGAACAGCGCGGCCTCCGCCCCCAAGGGCAGCCACAGGGCATGGGGCGGCAGCCACTCCCCCCACTGCCCGGCCAGTTCGGCGGGCAGGCCGGCGGCGGACAGCACCGCCGGCTTGGCCAGCGACGAAAGATGGCGGCATACCGCCTCCATCCACAACAGGAAGGGAGCATTGCGATCGGGCAAGGCCAGGCCGGATACCGTCTCGACGCCCCCGGCCCGGCTCCACAGCACCGACTGGCGGTAGGGAACCAGGGCATGGGCGTCGTTGACCGCCACGAAACCGATCTCGGCCATATCCTCCGCCCGCAGGATACGCCCCTCCACGTCGAGCAGGGTCGCCAGGCGCAGGGCGGTGCCGGTCTCGACCTGCATCATGCCCCCGGCCCCATCATGGCGGGGGTACCAGCAGCACCTTGCCCGACATGCCCGCCGACAGTTCGGTGAAATGACCGCCGATGGCCCCCGCCACCCGCACCGTCTGGCTGACCGGGTCGATACGGGCACCGACGCGGGTCAGCTTGACCGGATAGCTCTTGCCCGTCTCGTCGATGGCCACCTGGAAGGCATGGCCGGGCTTCAACCACACCAGCCATTTGGACGGCACCACGAAGTCCAGTTCCAGCACCGAATCGTCCAGGATGTCGAGCAGCGCCTGACCGGGCTGGACGTATTGCTGGCCCCTGACCTTCTGCTCCACCACCCGGCCGTCGAAGGGGGCGGTGACGGCGCATTTGGACACCATGGCGCTCATGGCGGCGACCTTGGCGCGGGCCTTTTCCGCCTCGGCCACCGAGACGTCGGTCTCCAGTTTGCCCACCGTCTGCAGTTCCAGCAGCCGCCGGTTGACCGCCAGGGTCTTGTCGGCCGCCGACTGGGTAGCGCGGGCCTCGTCCAACTGCGCCCGATTGACCGAGCAATCGAAGGCGATCAGCACCTGTCCCCGGGTGAAGCGTTCACCCTCGCGCGCGCCGATCTTCTCCACCTTGGCGCCGATCTCGGCGGCCAGGGTGGTGAAGTCGCGGGGAGAAAGCTGAGCCCGCAATTCCTGGCCCCAGGCGGGAGCGGCGCACAACACCGCCACCCCCCCGGCCAGGACGGCACACCTCATTGGCCGGACACCTGGGCGATGGCCTGGGCATCCCCCCTGATCCATCTGGTATTCTCGCTGGTCAACGGCTCGGGGGCCTTGGGCGCCTCGACCACCACCGGCGCGGGCGTCGCGGCCGGCGCCGACGGGCCGGCGTCACGCCCCCAGGCCTCCAACCCGGCGGCCACCGCCTTGGACAGCGTCTTGAGATCGCCGTTCTCGACCTTGTCGATGGTCAGGTCGTGGCCCAGCGTCGCCTGGATCTTGGCATAGGCCTGCTCCACCTGGGCATAGGACTGGAAGCGGCGCAATTGCGAGGCGATGGCCGAGGCCCGCCCCGCCACCCGCTCCAGGATGCCCTGGGCGTCGTTGGCGGTCCGCGCCTCGGACAGCTCGAACAGCCGTTTGTCCACCTGCCACAGCTCGTCCGATTGCTGGTACTGGCTGACCGCGTTGCGGAACTGGCGCTCGCCCACATACACCTGGGCCAGCACCGCCATGCGCAGCGCCTTGCGCCGGGCGTCGGCCACCTGCTCGTTGGTCTCGGCATAGTCCAACTGCGACTTGCCCGAGAACACGTTCATGACGTTCCACGACAGCTTGGCGCCGGCTTCGTACCAGTGGTTGTCCATCAGGAACGAATTGCCGTCCCAATTGCGCCCGCCACTGAAGGTGATGCCGGGCAGCAGCTTGATGATGGCCTTCTTGGTGTCGTCCACCGCGATGCGCGACAGGTAGCCCTGTTCCCGCAGGTCGGGGTTCTGGGCGAAGGCCAGTTCCTCCATGCGCTCCAGCGGCGTGGTCCAGTCGGGCACCGCCATCTCGGCCGGCACCGACAGGATCAGCCTGGTGCCCGGCGGCACATTGATCAGCGCCGCCAGCTCGATCTGGGCCGTCGACAATTCCTGCTGAACGGCGGTCAACTGGCGCAGCGTCTCCAGCAGCGATTTCTGGTAGCGCAAGGACTCGGCCGGAGCCCGGAGGTTTTCCTTCTCCACCTGCCGGGCCTTGCCCAGGGCGTCCTTGGCCTCGGAGACCGCGCGGTCCACCTCGGAATTCAGCACCTGATAGGCGGCGGCGCGCCAGAAGGCGAAGCGGACCTCGGTCACCAGATTGTGCACCGCCTTGCGCCGCCGCTCGGTGGCGACCAGGGCACGGTCGGCGTTGGCCTTGGCGGTGTAGTAGGTGACGCCGAAATCCAGCAGGTTCCACGACATGGTCAGATCGGTGGTCTTGGTGCGCTGGTCGGCGGAAACGCTGTAGGCGCCGTCCCGCTGGCCGGTCTGCACATTCTGCGACACCGTGGCGTTGGGCTCCGAGCGGTAGGAATACCCGGCGTTGGCGGTCAGCTTGGGCAGCATGTCCCAGCGGTCCACGTCGGTCTGCCCCAGGGCCAGCGCCTCCTCCATCATCTTGGAGCGCTTGTCCAGGTTGTACTTCAGTGCCCGCGCGATGGCCTCGGACACGGTCAGCGGGCCGGAGAGCGGCTCGCCGCCCTTGAACATGGCCTCGCGGTCCTGCGCCGCCTGGGTGCTCAGTTCCTCCGCCGTGAACGGCTCCGGCGTCACCGCGCAGGCCGAAAGCAGGGCAATCAACGAGGCGGAGGCCAACAGGCGGCCGGCACGCTTCACATCAACCATCATCACCATCCCCCGGTTCATCATCCTCATGCCGCGCGCCCCTTGCCCTGCAGCAGGGCGATCAGCGCCGTGCCGTCGGCCTTGTGGCCGTCGCGGCTCAAATTCCGCAATTGCTCGGTCAGGCTGGGCCGTCCGACCGCATGGGCCAGCTTGCCCGGCAGGCCGAGGTCGCCGCTGCGCTGGCCGCCCTGGCCCTGGCCTTGCCCGCCTTCACCCGGAGCGACGCCACCCGGCCCGGCCTCGCCGACCCGGATCTTGAAAGTCTGCACCGCCTCGCGGCCCTGGTTGTCGCGGGCGACGACCTTCACCGTCACTTCGCCACGGAAGCCGGGCGGCGGCGTACCCTTGAAGGTTCCGGTCTTGGCGTCGAACACCATCCACGACGGCAGCGCCGCCCCGCTGACCTGGCTGGCGGCCAGGGTAACGGTGGCATCCGCCCTGGTATGGGCGAAGGCTTCCGCCGGAATGGTCACACTGAGGCTGGAGCCGATGGCGACGGCCATGTCCCGCATGGGGGCGTTGACCACCAGGGCGTCACCGCCCCCCGGCGGCCTGGCCGCCACGGCGACCTGGAAGGCGCCGGCCGTGGGAGCGGTCAGAACGGCGGGAATGATGGCGACCCGGCCACCATCACCGGTGGTCGGGGAGCCGCCGGTGGCCCCAATTCCCAGGCCAGTGCCAGCGCCAAGTCCAGCGCCGGCCCCCAGCCCAAAGCCCGTGCCCGTACCAGCCCCGGTATCACGTATGATCGTCCTCAGCCCCGACGATCCACTTTCACCACCGCCAGAATCGCCACCGGTCACAACTGTTGTTGCGGTTATTACCGTCGTTACCGTCGTATTATTGGTTGTTGGCAGGGTAACGACCACCTCAGTTTCCGATGAAACTTCGCTGACATTACCGACGGCATCCACGGCCTTCGCGGTCAACTTGTTGCTACCGGCGACCAGCGTCGCGTTATACTTCCAGACGCCGGATTCATTGGCGGTCGTCTCACCCAGCAAGATGGCGCCGTCATAAACCTTGACCGTCGAATTGGCCTCGGCGGTCCCGTTGACGGTCACGGAAGTGCTGCTCGCGGCGGTGGCCGGCACCGTCAGGGTGGGAGCATCTGGAGCCTTGCCATCCACCTGTACGGCGGTGGTAGACGCCACGCCGTTCAGGGTCAGAGTGGCGTTGTTGCCCGCCGCGTCCTTGATGGTGCCACCATTCAGCCCCAGGGCGCCGACGGTGACGCCGTCATTGTCGTCATTGTCGCGTTGGGGCAGAAGGCGGAACACCAGGGCCGAGCTTCCCGAACCGCTGACATAATCGGCATAGACCGTGCCGCCGATATTCAGCGTTACGGCGATGCGCGGCGTGCCGCCGGTGGTATCGACCGTCACCGCCTCGTCGAAATTGACGGTGAAATCCATGTTCTGGCCGATGCCGTAGGTCTTGTCGGCCGGCACCGAAACCGAGGTCACCGTGGCGGCGGTGGTATCGATGACGATGGCCTTGGCGTTCCCCAGGGAATTGGCCGCGCCGGGCGAGGTCAGGGTCAGGGTGGCGTCGTTGCCCACCGCATCCTTGATGCTGCCGCCGTTGAGCACCAGGGCCCCGGTGGAAACGTAGTCCAGATCGGCGGTGGTATCGCCCGCCTGCACCGTATAGGTGAAGGTCAGCGAGTTGGTCCCCGAGCCGCTGGTGTAGTCGACGGTGCGGTCGGTGGTACCGGTCTCCAGGGTCAGTTGCGGCGTGCCGGTCACCGTCACGCTCTCGCTGAAATTGACCTGCACCGAGATCGTGTCGCCCACCTTGTAGCTGCCATTGGCGGTGGAGGACGTCACGCCCGACACCGTGGGCGCCACGCCGTCGACGACGATGGCCTTGGCGTTGCCCAGGGAATTGGCCGCGCCGGGCGAGGCCAGGGTCAGGGTGGCGTCGTTGCCCACCGCGTCCTTGATGCTGCCGCCGTTGAGTACCAGGGCGGACGTCGAGATGTAGTCCAGGTCGGCGGTGGTATCGCCCGCCTGTACCGTATAGGTGAAGGTCAGCGAACTGCTCCCCGAGCCGCTGGCGTAGTTGATGGTGCGGTCGGTGGTGCCGGTCTCCAGGGTCAGTTGCGGCGTGCCGGTCACCGTCACGTTCTCGCTGAAATTGACCTGCACCGAGATGGTGTCGCCCACCTTGTAGCTGCCATTGGCGGTGGAGGACGTCACCGCCGAGACGGTCGGTACCACGCCGTCGACGACGATGGCCTTGGCGTTCCCCAGGGAATTGGCCGCGCCGGGCGAGGCCAGGGTCAGGGTGGCGTCGTTGCCCACCGCATCCTTGATGGTGCCGCCGTTGAGCGCCAGTGCCCCGGTGGAGATGTAGTCGAGATCGGCGGTGGTATCGCCCGCCTGCACCGTATAGGTGAAGGTCAGCGAACTGGTCCCCGAGCCGCTGGCGTAATTGACGGTACGGTCGGTGGTGCCGGTCTCCAGGGTCAGTTGCGGCGTGCCGGTCACCGTCACGCTCTCGCTGAAATTGACCTGCACCGAGATGGTGTCGCCCACCTTGTAGCTGCCATTGGCGGTGGAGGACGTCACGCCCGACACCGTGGGCGCCACGCCGTCGACGACGATGGCCTTGGCGTTCCCCAGGGAATTGGCCACGCCGGGCGACGCCAGGGTCAAGGTAGCGTCGTTGCCCGCCGCATCCTTGATGGTGCCGCCGTTGAGCGCCAGCGCCCCGGTGGAGATGTAGTCGAGATCGGCGGTGGTGTCGCCCGCCTGCACCGTATAGGTGAAGGTCAGCGAACTGGTCCCCGAGCCGCTGGCGTAATTGACGGTACGGTCGGTGGTGCCGGTCTCCAGGGTCAACTGCGGCGTGCCGGTCACCGTCACGTTCTCGCTGAAATCGACCTGCACCGAGATGGTATCGCCCACCTTGTAGCTGCCGTCGGCGGTGGAGGACGTCACGCCCGACACCGTGGGCGCCACGCCGTCGACGACGATGGCCTTGGCGTTGCCCAGGGAATTGGCCGCGCCGGGCGAGGCCAGGGTCAGGGTGGCGTCGTTGCCCACCGCGTCCTTGATGCTGCCGCCGTTGAGCACCAGGGCGGACGTCGAGATGTAGTCCAGGTCGGCGGTGGTATCGCCCGCCTGTACCGTATAGGTGAAGGTCAGCGAATTGGTCCCCGAGCCGCTGGCGTAGTCGATGGTGCGGTCGGTGGTGCCGGTCTCCAGGGTCAGCTGCGGCGTGCCGGTCACCGTCACGCTCTCGCTGAAATTGACCTGCACCGAGATGGTGTCGCCCACCTTGTAGCTGCCGTTGGCGGTGGAAGACGTCACGCCCGACACCGTAGCGGCGGTGTTGTCCAGGGTATAGTTCTGGCCCGAGGCGTAGCCGCCGCCGATGGCGGCCCCGCCGGTGCTGGCGGTGATGCCGGTCCCCGAGGCGTTGAGATCGAGGCGCACGGTGCCGTCCCCCGACAGCCCCGCCACATGGACGGTATAGGTGCTGCTGCCATTGGCCCCGGCAGTGACGCTGATCACCGCCGTGCCGGTCACCCCCGCCCCCTTGGTGACGGTGAAATCGCCAGCGTCGACATTGTCGACGGTCTTGCTGAAGGTGACGGTGTAGTCCAGGCCACCGCTGCCCCTGGTATCCTGGGCCGAGACCCGGTTGATGGAACTGACCGCGGGCAGATCGGCGGCCGTGATGGTGAAGGCCTTGTCGAAGGTGTTGCCGGCCTTGTCGGTCACCCGGACGGTGACGCTGTAGGTCTGGCCGTCGGTCAGGGTCTGACCGGTGCCGACCTGGAGCGACGTGCCGGAAATGGAGAACACCCCATTGTCGCCCACGCCACCCGGCAGCGAATAAGTGAAGGTATCGCCGCTGGTGGCGTCGGTGGCCGACAGAGTGCCCGCCACACTGCCGGCGGTCAGCGCCACAATGCTGTTGCTCAGCCCGACATCGGTCGGCGCCGCGGTATCGATGGTCACGGCCAGGCCCGACGACAAGGACGAAGAATTGCCGGCGGCATCGGTGGCCTTGGCCTTGAGGGTATGATCCCCCGCCGACAGCGCCGACGACGTGATGGACCAGTTGCCCGACCCGTCGGCGGTGGTGGTGCCCAGCACCGTGGTGCCATCGGTGTCGTACAGCGTCACGGTGGCATTGGCTTCGACGCCGGTACCGTTGATGACCGGCGTGGTCAGATTGGTGGTGCCGTCGCTGTTGGAGGAGCCATGGTCGCTCGCCGTGGCCATGGTCGGGGTGGCAGGGGTGCCGGGCGCGGTGGTATCGATAACGATAGCCTTGGCGTTGCCCAGGGAATTGGCCGCGCCGGGCGAGGCCAGGGTCAGGGTGGCGTCGTTGCCCACCGCGTCCTTGATGCTGCCGCCGTTGAGTACCAGGGCGGACGTCGAGATGTAGTCCAGGTCGGCGGTGGTATCGCCCGCCTGCACCGTATAGGTGAAGGTCAGCGAACTGCTCCCCGAGCCGCTGGTGTAGTCGACGGTGCGGTCGGTGGTGCCGGTCTCCAGGGTCAGTTGCGGCGTGCCGGTCACCGTCACGCTCTCGCTGAAATTGACCTGCACCGAGATCGTGTCGCCCACCTTGTAGCTGCCATTGGCGGTGGAAGACGTCACACCCGACACGGTCGGTACCACGCCGTCGATAACGATGGCCTTGGCGTTGCCCAGGGAATTGGCCGCGCCGGGCGAGGCCAGGGTCAGGGTGGCGTCGTTGCCCGCCGCATCCTTGATGGTCCCGCCGTTGAGCGCCAGCGCCCCGGTGGAGATGTAGTCGAGATCGGCGGTGGTGTCGCCCGCCTGCACCGTATAGGTGAAGGTCAGCGAACTGGTCCCCGAGCCGCTGGCGTAGTTGATGGTGCGGTCGGTGGTGCCGGTCTCCAGGGTCAGTTGCGGCGTGCCGGTCACCGTCACGTTCTCGCTGAAATCGACCTGCACCGAGATGGTATCGCCCACCTTGTAGCTGCCGTCGGCGGTCGAGGACGTCACCGCCGAGACGGTCGGTACCACGCCGTCGACGACGATGGCCTTGGCGTTGCCCAGGGAATTGGCCGCGCCGGGCGAGGCCAGGGTCAGGGTGGCGTCGTTGCCCGCCGCATCCTTGATGGTGCCGCCGTTGAGCGCCAGCGCCCCGGTGGAGATGTAGTCGAGATCGGCGGTGGTGTCGCCCGCCTGCACCGTATAGGTGAAGGTCAGCGAGTTGGTCCCCGAGCCGCTGGCATAGTCGACGGTACGGTCGGTGGTGCCGGTCTCCAGGGTCAGTTGCGGCGTGCCGGTCACCGTCACGCTCTCGCTGAAATTGACCTGCACCGAGATGGTATCGCCCACCTTGTAGCTGCCGTCGGCGGTCGAGGACGTCACGCCCGACACCGTGGGCGCCACGCCGTCGATGACGATGGCCTTGGCGTTGCCCAGGGAATTGGCCACGCCGGGCGAGGCCAGGGTCAGGGTGGCGTTGTTGCCCGCCGCATCCTTGATGGTGCCGCCGTTGAGCGCCAGGGCGGCGGTCGAGATGTAGTCCAGGTCGGCGGTGGTATCGCCCGCCTGCACCGTATAGGTGAAGGTCAGCGAACTGGTCCCCGAGCCGCTGGTGTAGTCGACGGTGCGGTCGGTGGTGCCGGTCTCCAGGGTCAGCTGCGGCGTGCCGGTCACCGTCACGCTCTCGCTGAAATTGACCTGCACCGAGATGACGTCGCCCACCTTGTAGCTGCCGTTGGCGGTGGAAGACGTCACCCCCGAGACGGTCGGCGCGGTGGTGTCGATGGTCACCGACACGGTCGCGGCGGCCGATGTGCTGACGCCATCGGTCTGGGTGACCTTCAGGGTATGCGTCCCCTCGGACAGGGTCGACGACGCGATGGACCAATTTCCCGATCCGTCGACCGTGGCGGAGCCCAACAGCGTGGTTCCGTCCGTGTCGTAGAGCTTGACGGTATCGCCGCTGATGCCCGTTCCGATAACGGTGGGCGCTGTGCTGCTGGTGATTTTGTCGGCTTGGGACGAACCGGTGTCCGTCCCACTGGTCAGGCCGGTAATGACGGGCTTGGCCAAGGTGGCATGAACATCGGAAACGATGAGGTCGTCCACATCGTACCACGAGCCCATCCCGGCATCATGACCTTGACCACCGTTACTACCGATTTCCTTCAGAGTAATGACAATACTTGTGACCGCGGAAAAATTAAGGGTTGCGGTTCCCGTGCCATTGTCGGCAACAAGGCTTATTTCCACTGCGGTTCCGACTTGGTCCGTCCCATTATACCCGGTTATGATATACGTTCTGTTTCCGCTGACGTCGACACGAGTGTAGTTCTGAATCCAAAGCGACGTTATGTCGAAGGTTTCATCGTTGGAGAACTTGATCGTCGCCGTGGTGGTATAGAGATCCAAAGCCGCGGCGCTGCCGAAGGTAAGCAAATTGCCGCTAATGAGGGTCCCCCCCGCAT harbors:
- a CDS encoding DUF4347 domain-containing protein, encoding MTKSINMASMGRRAGGRGSRLGALLLPLEPRLMFDGAAVTDAAHAAADAGAKALIPVVAAPVVVREADPSKDSGKKEVAFVDTSVADYKTLEAGIKVGIAIVEIGGGADGLAQMAAWAEANSGYDAIHVFSHGTQGTVILGSATLNSASLSDAATQAELAEIGHALKAGGDVLLYGCDVAQGDAGAALVSGLASATGADIAASTDNTGDAAHGGDWVLEKTSGTIDVSRIAVDAYGELLTAPYSGTIDFGNADGGSITSDGDINYDGSVNSAAYSVGGYSLVATSDAGGTLISGNLLTFGSAAALDLYTTTATIKFSNDETFDITSLWIQNYTRVDVSGNRTYIITGYNGTDQVGTAVEISLVADNGTGTATLNFSAVTSIVITLKEIGSNGGQGHDAGMGSWYDVDDLIVSDVHATLAKPVITGLTSGTDTGSSQADKITSSTAPTVIGTGISGDTVKLYDTDGTTLLGSATVDGSGNWSIASSTLSEGTHTLKVTQTDGVSTSAAATVSVTIDTTAPTVSGVTSSTANGSYKVGDVISVQVNFSESVTVTGTPQLTLETGTTDRTVDYTSGSGTSSLTFTYTVQAGDTTADLDYISTAALALNGGTIKDAAGNNATLTLASPGVANSLGNAKAIVIDGVAPTVSGVTSSTADGSYKVGDTISVQVNFSESVTVTGTPQLTLETGTTDRTVDYASGSGTNSLTFTYTVQAGDTTADLDYISTGALALNGGTIKDAAGNDATLTLASPGAANSLGNAKAIVVDGVVPTVSAVTSSTADGSYKVGDTISVQVDFSENVTVTGTPQLTLETGTTDRTINYASGSGTSSLTFTYTVQAGDTTADLDYISTGALALNGGTIKDAAGNDATLTLASPGAANSLGNAKAIVIDGVVPTVSGVTSSTANGSYKVGDTISVQVNFSESVTVTGTPQLTLETGTTDRTVDYTSGSGSSSLTFTYTVQAGDTTADLDYISTSALVLNGGSIKDAVGNDATLTLASPGAANSLGNAKAIVIDTTAPGTPATPTMATASDHGSSNSDGTTNLTTPVINGTGVEANATVTLYDTDGTTVLGTTTADGSGNWSITSSALSAGDHTLKAKATDAAGNSSSLSSGLAVTIDTAAPTDVGLSNSIVALTAGSVAGTLSATDATSGDTFTYSLPGGVGDNGVFSISGTSLQVGTGQTLTDGQTYSVTVRVTDKAGNTFDKAFTITAADLPAVSSINRVSAQDTRGSGGLDYTVTFSKTVDNVDAGDFTVTKGAGVTGTAVISVTAGANGSSTYTVHVAGLSGDGTVRLDLNASGTGITASTGGAAIGGGYASGQNYTLDNTAATVSGVTSSTANGSYKVGDTISVQVNFSESVTVTGTPQLTLETGTTDRTIDYASGSGTNSLTFTYTVQAGDTTADLDYISTSALVLNGGSIKDAVGNDATLTLASPGAANSLGNAKAIVVDGVAPTVSGVTSSTADGSYKVGDTISVQVDFSENVTVTGTPQLTLETGTTDRTVNYASGSGTSSLTFTYTVQAGDTTADLDYISTGALALNGGTIKDAAGNDATLTLASPGVANSLGNAKAIVVDGVAPTVSGVTSSTANGSYKVGDTISVQVNFSESVTVTGTPQLTLETGTTDRTVNYASGSGTSSLTFTYTVQAGDTTADLDYISTGALALNGGTIKDAVGNDATLTLASPGAANSLGNAKAIVVDGVVPTVSAVTSSTANGSYKVGDTISVQVNFSENVTVTGTPQLTLETGTTDRTINYASGSGSSSLTFTYTVQAGDTTADLDYISTSALVLNGGSIKDAVGNDATLTLASPGAANSLGNAKAIVVDGVAPTVSGVTSSTANGSYKVGDTISVQVNFSESVTVTGTPQLTLETGTTDRTVDYTSGSGTNSLTFTYTVQAGDTTADLDYVSTGALVLNGGSIKDAVGNDATLTLTSPGAANSLGNAKAIVIDTTAATVTSVSVPADKTYGIGQNMDFTVNFDEAVTVDTTGGTPRIAVTLNIGGTVYADYVSGSGSSALVFRLLPQRDNDDNDGVTVGALGLNGGTIKDAAGNNATLTLNGVASTTAVQVDGKAPDAPTLTVPATAASSTSVTVNGTAEANSTVKVYDGAILLGETTANESGVWKYNATLVAGSNKLTAKAVDAVGNVSEVSSETEVVVTLPTTNNTTVTTVITATTVVTGGDSGGGESGSSGLRTIIRDTGAGTGTGFGLGAGAGLGAGTGLGIGATGGSPTTGDGGRVAIIPAVLTAPTAGAFQVAVAARPPGGGDALVVNAPMRDMAVAIGSSLSVTIPAEAFAHTRADATVTLAASQVSGAALPSWMVFDAKTGTFKGTPPPGFRGEVTVKVVARDNQGREAVQTFKIRVGEAGPGGVAPGEGGQGQGQGGQRSGDLGLPGKLAHAVGRPSLTEQLRNLSRDGHKADGTALIALLQGKGRAA